CACACTGGCGATGTGGTGTGACCAAATTCGTGCTCGCTCCGCGAGTCGCCGTCAAAAAACAACTGTGAAATTACCCAAGAAACTAAGCAAATAATCGCGTAAAATTAGCGAAAACATGTGCAGCGACCGTTAGAAGTGTGCGGCAACCATACGGGCCAGTGAAAACGTGCAGGTGCGAGCGAAAAAACACGCGTACGCGTCactagcaacaacaacaaacacacagTGCACCAACACTAGCAtaaacacacacgcatacgcacacacacacgcgcgcacaCATGCATAAACACCGACGCACatgcaacaaaaataaaataaaaacaaaagagccAGCGAAATAATAACAGAAATAAATTTgataaattcaattataaatGAAGGCAGCTGCAAGTGCGCAAGAAAATGTgctaagcaaaaaaaaaaaaaatattaaatagaAAGTCTTGCCCACTTAAGTGAACCAAAAGTAGAGAAGCAGAAGAGTGCCCcaaatatcaatatatagATTTCATATCTAAAAGTAACAAAAGCTGCTAGCATGCAGAAAACTTAACTGCTGgacaatttgttaaataccaaaataaaatcaaataaatacaatgCATAATAGTTTCTAATGAATTAAATCGCTTCTGACCAATAAGATAACAAAAACTGTCACAGAACTACATATAGCTTTTAATTTctactttttaattttgtgcACTTCCTGGTTACGGAACCCCTGAACCCCCGCCTCACCTCTTGCCGCGCTGATTAACATATTTCGCGTTTTTCCCCCTTATCAGCTGACACACGCATACAAAACCCACCCAGTTGCCACCCCCTACTTCCTGCACCTGTGAAGAACAGGTGACTAATGCACTGCTCGCGAAGTTTGTCAGCTGCTGGCGCTGTGgatgcaacaacaacaacaaaattaacaACATCCAcatcggcaacaacaacatctgCTTTCTACAGAGCAGCGACGTCGGCGTCGGCAGAGGCCTCTGTCTGcacaacaccagcaacaacaaaatcaaaaaccaaaactatggccaccaccacaacaacaacaacaacgggaGCAACAAATGCTAAAGATGGTGAGTTATATACTCAAAAAGATACATATCAAAAGGTCCACAGAATTCGTTGGTGACCCCGTTCTTCTCTAAACAATCAAACTTTAACTGCATTTTATTGAGTTGTAGAACTCAAGCTGTTCCTGAAGCTATTTAAAGATCGTTCTCAATTACCCAAAATATCACCAGCAAAtcccttaaatattttaaataaaaaaagaaaaatggtGACTCACAAATATATTGTAGCAAGCAGGCACACTACCGTAACATACACACAGTGATTGTACATACAGTCCTAGATATACATACTCTTAGTTTTAAGTACAATTTTACGCTAATGTTAAGATCGTGCTTACGGACACTACTTTGTGCGTCCCGTTCGCACGATCAGCAACTGACACACCAATACATACATGTAATAGGCTAAGAAGGAACGGAACGAAGAAATAAAGAACACTTCGTTTGTGACAAGAAGAGAGAACGGCCGCATTTGAATCGCCTCCTACAAATTCAGAAGTGGGATTActgtgaattttttttttttcacaaaaaacTCAACCTACGaagcaaagtaaaaacaatatctttaaatataatcaaatgGAAACCATCGGTGCGGACGATTATACAGCAGCAGAACTGCGCAATTGGTGTGAAAAGCTCAGCATGCAGAAAAGCGGTAACAAGGCCACGCTTGCGGCGCGATTGAACGGTGTGCCCCCAGAAGCCCGAGGAGTTTGCCCGGTGATTGGCGAATTAGAAGGCGAAATCGCTAACAATGATTTGGAGCACGAAATCGTCGGAGAGTCAGCACCAGAGGTCGACATGGAAAGCCCAAGGAGCATGATCGAGGACGCCGCCGCTGGAGTGGTGCCGCCAAGCAGCGAACACTGCACCAATGCTGAAAGCATGAATGTTCATGACGACGCCAGGCCCTCAACATCTACCAATCATCGCGATTCGGAGTTGGCACGCGAGGAACATTTTCCAGAAGTTTCTACGCAGTTCGACGCCATGCAGCGTCAACTAAGGCTGCTCCAATTGGAAAACGAAATGTTGAAATTGGAATCTGCTCGACGCCATAACGCTGCCACATCGGATCAAAACAGCGCTGCCACATCGGATCAAAACAGCGCTGCCACATCGGGTCATAACAAGGCTACCCCACTAATTCGAAGCAGTGTTGCCAAACCAAATCAACACAAGGATGCCACTCAAGATCAAGAAGTCGCTGGCGGAGATGCCAGATCGGAGGAAGcatttgtaaataaacaaacattgcTAGCAATGGCCAAGGAAATGATTCCGATATTCGACGGTGCTTCTAACAACAAACTCAATGTTAGCACATGGGTCGCCCAGCTCAACGCGGtctcaaaaatgtttaagctaAGCGACGATGTAATTCGCATGCTAGTGATGTCCAAATTAAAGGACCATGCTCAAATTTGGTTGCACTCTTCGGAACGTTTGCTGACTTTGCCGGTTCAAGAACTTCTATTTCAACTTGGTGAAGTTTTCCACGGTAAGGAGAGCAAAATAATATCTCGACGCAAGTTTCAAGAGCGCAAGTGGAAACCGTCGGAAGATTTCTCCACATACTTCAAAGAAAAAACGCTGTTGGCTACACAGATTCGAATAGACGATGAGGAGCTAATCGACAACATCATTGAAGGGATTCCCGACTCCCTTCTACGACAACAGGCACACAtgcactgttttaattcgTCTGCGCAGATGTTGCACGCATTTGCCAAGGTCTCGTTACGTAAACCGCTACTTTCTCCGGCTGGACGTGTTAAGGTTTCGTTCGATAAGGAACCTGGTTCGGCGCCTCCAAAAAGGTGCTTCAATTGCAATGCTGTTGGGCATTTCGCCGCCGACTGCCGCAAGCCCAAGCGCGAGTATGGAGCCTGCTACGCATGTGGCAGTAAGGATCATCTGGTGTACAACTGCACTGAGAGGAAGTTCGTATCCGACAACGAATATGTAAGACCGTTTAAGatttattttagttcaaaACCTAATGAATGCCTGTTTTTAGAATGCCTAATCGATTCTGGAAGTCCAATTAGTTTCATAAAGAAGTCATACGTcgaaaaaattttgaaaaaggAAGATATTACGTTAAATGGAAAGattcttaaaaattattttggctTAAACGGTAGCCCTTTAGATAtaattggaaaaatatcatGTTTCGTTATTATCAATAAAGAAATTCTAAATTTTGAGTTACTAATTGTGACAGACAGATCGATGGCATATGGAACAGTTTTGGGAAGagattttatgaaaattagtAATTTTAAGATTGTTAGGGAAAAAGATAGTTCAAATGATAGACATTGCGAAAATGATTGTTTAAATGATAGAAactttgaaaattttattgcaaatgaTAGACATTGTGAAAATGATCGTTCAAATGATAGAAATGttgaaaattttattgcaaacGATAGATATTGTGAAAATTATGATTCAAATTCCGGAAATGCtgttttaaataatgaaaattctgAAGATAATGGTTTAAATGATAGAAAATCTGAAAATGACGTGGCTAATGTcaaaaattatggaaataAGTGttcaattaatataaataatggaAATGAGAGCAAAACAAGTAGTCCTTATGACGGATTAGAAATACTATCAATTGAATACCCCGATCCAATAGAATGCAGTCAGTTAAATATTAACGAGAAGTGTGAATCGAATCTAAGAAACAGATTAATAGACGTATTTGATAAACTTTATGTGAATGCGAAACGTCCAGAAATCCCAGCagtaaaatgggaaatgaaacTTAATTTTGACAACACAAAACCATTCAATTATCCTCCAAGGCGATTATCATATGCAGAAAAAAGTCAAGTTCAGAATTTATTAGACGATTACTTAAAAGACGGGATTATACGTGCAAGCGAGTCAGAATATGCATCACCAATTGTTCTAGTTAAGAAAAAGTCAGGAGAATTAAGAATGTGCGTTGACTATCGAACTCTCAACAAAAACATGCTAAAAGACAACTACCCTACTCCATTGATAGACGACCTTATTGATAAACTTTCTGAAAAAGTAATTTTCACCAAATTAGATCTTAGAAACGGGTTCTTTCACGTGCATATGCACGAGGACTCAATTAAATACACCGCGTTCACTACACCTATGGGACAGTACGAATGGCTCAGAATGCCGTTCGGCTTACGAAATGCCCCCGCAGTTTTTCAGAGATTTGTAAATAGAATTTTCGCAGATTTGGTAAAAGAGGACAAGGTCCTCATTTACATGGACGATATTTTGATAGCAACAAAAGATAGTAAAAGCCATATAGAAATACTAACAGAAGTGTTTAAGCGATTAGTAGATAACAAACTGGAATTAAGAATAGACAAATGCGAATTCCttcaaagtgaaataaagTACTTAGGATATGTAATATCAGGTGATGGTATTAAACCAGATTCAAAAGGCATGCAAGCAGTAAGAGATTTTCCAATGCCGACAAAAACTCATGAAGTTCAGAGTTTTCTGGGGTTGTGCTCCTACTTTAGACGATTTGtaaaagatttttcaacaAAGGCAAAACCTTTATACGATCT
This portion of the Drosophila santomea strain STO CAGO 1482 chromosome 3L, Prin_Dsan_1.1, whole genome shotgun sequence genome encodes:
- the LOC120447470 gene encoding uncharacterized protein LOC120447470 isoform X5, with amino-acid sequence METIGADDYTAAELRNWCEKLSMQKSGNKATLAARLNGVPPEARGVCPVIGELEGEIANNDLEHEIVGESAPEVDMESPRSMIEDAAAGVVPPSSEHCTNAESMNVHDDARPSTSTNHRDSELAREEHFPEVSTQFDAMQRQLRLLQLENEMLKLESARRHNAATSDQNSAATSDQNSAATSGHNKATPLIRSSVAKPNQHKDATQDQEVAGGDARSEEAFVNKQTLLAMAKEMIPIFDGASNNKLNVSTWVAQLNAVSKMFKLSDDVIRMLVMSKLKDHAQIWLHSSERLLTLPVQELLFQLGEVFHGKESKIISRRKFQERKWKPSEDFSTYFKEKTLLATQIRIDDEELIDNIIEGIPDSLLRQQAHMHCFNSSAQMLHAFAKVSLRKPLLSPAGRVKVSFDKEPGSAPPKRCFNCNAVGHFAADCRKPKREYGACYACGSKDHLVYNCTERKFVSDNEYNA